One part of the Candida albicans SC5314 chromosome R, complete sequence genome encodes these proteins:
- a CDS encoding uncharacterized protein (Ortholog of C. dubliniensis CD36 : Cd36_30340, C. parapsilosis CDC317 : CPAR2_203900, Candida tenuis NRRL Y-1498 : CANTEDRAFT_113094 and Debaryomyces hansenii CBS767 : DEHA2G22374g), with product MSAQTTYPKRNLEVIPFSYQLEFIDKVVSSPTKSQHQSSNRYHNNNNNNHHHHHQNQHSHSHQQYQQYLQQQQQQNKYTLAAVAAAAALQQQQQQTFLLQQQQAQQAALAQKKQQQQQQQKQTQHQHSQSFVNYNSQSPQVFASPTPPQVFGDVPMDKSITNSSMFSSSSQPLNTTGNIDLKTNFMLYNNSTNSIPSPTNSQYGGNGGGGGGKQTSASSQSSGAAAGAAAATGFTTKLFDNSVGSNSNSPILLPPNANRNPSPPNLFLSTNSSNNNNGSPLMGASMTPTSTSFLNNSPSLVTTGPISSNTWSMGVSTPTSGSIWGNKSSGTSTTLTATPITKTSSNVMSSFNGSNLW from the coding sequence ATGTCAGCACAAACAACATATCCAAAGAGAAATTTGGAAGTGATTCCATTTAGTTATCAActtgaatttattgataaagttGTTTCAAGTCCAACAAAATCTCAGCATCAATCTTCCAATAGATAtcataacaataacaacaacaaccatcatcatcatcaccagaATCAACATCTGCATCTGCACCAACAGTATCAACAATACttgcaacaacagcaacaacaaaacaaatatacATTGGCAGCCGtggcagcagcagcagcattacaacagcaacagcaacaaacATTTTTgttacaacaacagcaagcCCAACAAGCAGCATTGGCtcaaaagaaacaacaacaacaacaacaacagaagCAAACACAGCATCAACATTCACAACTGTTTGTTAATTATAATTCCCAATCCCCTCAAGTTTTTGCTCTGCCTACTCCTCCTCAAGTTTTCGGTGATGTACCAATGGATAAGTCTATCACCAATTCTTCCATGTTTAGTTCTCTGAGCCAACCTTTAAATACTACTGGTAacattgatttgaaaactaACTTTATGTtgtataataatagtaCTAATTCAATTCCTTCACCAACTAATAGTCAATATGGTGgaaatggtggtggtggtggtggtaaacAAACTTCAGCTTCATCTCAATCTTCTGGTGCTGCTGCtggtgctgctgctgcCACTGGTTTCACTaccaaattatttgataattcagTTGGTTCAAATAGCAATTCACCTATTTTGTTACCACCAAATGCCAATAGAAATCCATCACCtccaaatttgtttttatctaccaatagtagtaataacaacaatggaTCACCGTTAATGGGTGCTTCTATGACTCCTACAAGTACAAgttttttgaataattcaCCATCTTTAGTGACAACTGGTCctatttcttcaaatacATGGAGTATGGGGGTATCAACACCTACTAGTGGTTCAATTTGGGGGAACAAATCTTCAGGAACTTCAACCACTTTGACTGCTACACCAATTACAAAAACTAGCAGTAATGTCATGTCTAGTTTCAATGGTTCAAACTTGTGGTAG
- the PEX14 gene encoding Pex14p (Ortholog(s) have peroxisome matrix targeting signal-1 binding, peroxisome matrix targeting signal-2 binding, protein binding, bridging activity), giving the protein MNEELINSAVSFLKDPQVGGSPLTKKVEFLESKGLNQEEIEEALKRANDNSTTTSSSSSSVASSNSSNTTSSPSYQLQQQQQQQVYSQPPIDYYNVVPPPVPEKSWKDYFIMATATAGVTYGLYQVVTRYLIPSIIPPSQSSIDKDKETINEEFMKIDKILDQLTFEQEEIKHANETKLSEIDTVIENVNDFLNKYNKDKLKFDDDLRLMKLEIDNLNNSIEKNMHLTKENINDELGEISQELQSLKNLIKARSGSNNNQTNGGNGGGIEARKIAPVSSIPSASEILKKARAKNAASTTPEPKQEPVKSEDTKSEETKSKETKSEETKRSEGITKNGVMAAGIPSWQLQHKEKEAQKKSNQEQTSNNNNNNNNNSSGIPVWQQAAAAAATTSSVDTSKSEEEIKEKIKSVGVPAWQLNASTSSGSGSYNNNNINGNDNSKNGPQQQQSSSAE; this is encoded by the coding sequence ATGAATGAAGAGTTAATTAATAGTGctgtttcatttttaaaagatCCTCAAGTTGGTGGATCTCCATTAACTAAAAAAGTAGAGTTTTTGGAATCTAAAGGATTAaaccaagaagaaattgaagaagcCTTAAAACGAGCTAATGATAATAGTACAACAACCTCATCCTCTTCCTCATCTGTGGCAAGTTCTAATCTGTCTAATACAACTTCTTCACCATCAtatcaattacaacaacaacaacaacaacaagtttATTCACAACCTCctattgattattataatgTTGTTCCACCACCAGTACCAGAAAAATCATGGAAGGATTATTTTATAATGGCCACGGCTACTGCTGGAGTCACTTATGGATTATATCAAGTTGTCACTCGTTATTTAATCCCATCAATAATTCCACCATCTCAATCATCAATagataaagataaagaaaccattaatgaagaatttatgaaaattgataaaatattaGATCAATTAACTtttgaacaagaagaaattaaacatGCCAATGAAACCAAATTATCAGAAATTGATActgttattgaaaatgtcaatgattttttaaataaatataataaagataaattaaaatttgatgatgatttaagattaatgaaattagaaattgataatttaaataatagtattgaaaaaaatatgcatttaacaaaagaaaatattaatgatgaattagGTGAAATAAGTCAAGAATTACaatctttgaaaaatttaattaaagcAAGAAGTGgatctaataataatcaaactaatggtggtaatggtggAGGAATTGAAGCAAGAAAAATAGCTCCAGTATCATCAATACCATCTGCTTcagaaattttgaaaaaagctAGAGCTAAGAATGCCGCAAGTACTACTCCAGAACCTAAACAAGAGCCAGTGAAATCAGAAGATACTAAATCAGAAGAAActaaatcaaaagaaactaAATCAGAAGAAACTAAACGTAGTGAAGGAATAACCAAAAATGGAGTTATGGCTGCTGGTATACCATCATGGCAATTACAacataaagaaaaagaagctcaaaaaaaatcaaatcaagaGCAAACtagtaacaacaataacaacaataacaataatagcAGTGGAATCCCTGTTTGGCAAcaagcagcagcagcagcagcaacaacatcatcagTTGATACATCTAAatcagaagaagaaattaaagaaaaaatcaagaGTGTTGGGGTTCCAGCTTGGCAATTGAATGCTTCTACtagtagtggtagtggtagttacaacaataataatatcaatggAAATGATAATTCTAAAAATGgtccacaacaacaacaatctaGTTCTGCTGAATAA
- the CDC43 gene encoding protein geranylgeranyltransferase type I subunit (Beta subunit of heterodimeric protein geranylgeranyltransferase type I; GGTase I enzyme binds zinc, is Mg-dependent; Cdc42p is GGTase I substrate) — protein sequence MNQLLINKHEKFFNRCLIGLPSTAQSEDSNKLAIIYFCLHGLQLIQKFQFTNQELIYYRNFIINQFMIENNQIISFRSTYYFQKTNQKYDCPNLSSTLFALYNLLILKSPYHTIINRKKIMNFLCKCQVKDGINKGGFVPTLYYNEENGDYKQYGEPDLRVCYMALLIRHLMKYDDNNNNNNREDSNETDIDLISLQQFILDRININGGFSSTIMDESHLGFTFCAIASLKLLNYPLEKLKSTKEWLIHRQVDYPENLYPKDGNGDNYEYYRNIDIGGFNGRENKLSDTCYSWWCTGSLYNIDVNFIKLVDLNKAEDYLLNKTQNQLFGGFGRDPDSTPDPMHSYLALASLSLWNHEKFALQEINPILTITKESYQFFKEKIKY from the coding sequence atgaatcaattattaatcaataaacatgagaaatttttcaatagatGTTTAATTGGACTTCCATCAACGGCTCAATCTGAagattcaaataaattagccataatatatttttgtttacatggacttcaattaattcaaaaatttcaattcactaatcaagaattaatttattatcgaaatttcattattaatcaatttatgattgaaaataatcaaattatatcATTTCGTTCAacttattattttcaaaaaaccAATCAAAAATATGATTGTCCTAATTTATCATCGACATTATTTgcattatataatttattgattttaaaatcacCTTATCATACTATTATAAATCGAAAGAAAATCATGAATTTTTTATGTAAATGTCAAGTTAAAGATGGTATCAATAAAGGTGGGTTTGTGCCGACACTCTATtataatgaagaaaatggagattataaacaatatGGAGAACCAGATCTTCGAGTTTGTTATATGGCATTATTGATTCGtcatttaatgaaatatgatgacaataataataataataataggGAAGATAGCAATGAGACTGATATAGATTTGATATCTTTACAACAATTTATTCTTGATAGAATAAATATTAATGGTGGATTTAGTTCTACCATAATGGATGAATCACATTTAGGATTCACATTTTGTGCTATAGCATCATTAAAGTTACTTAACTATCCATTAGAGAAATTAAAATCTACCAAAGAATGGTTAATTCATAGACAAGTTGATTATCCTGAAAATTTATATCCTAAAGATGGTAATGGTGATAATTATGAATATTATCGTAATATAGATATTGGTGGTTTTAATGGTagagaaaacaaattgagTGATACATGTTATTCTTGGTGGTGTACTGGAAGTTTATATAATATTGAtgttaatttcattaaattgGTAGATTTAAACAAGGCGGaagattatttattaaataaaactcaaaatcaattatttggtGGATTTGGAAGAGATCCTGATTCAACACCTGATCCTATGCATAGTTATTTGGCATTAGCTAGTTTATCATTATGGAATCATGAAAAATTTGCtttacaagaaattaatccaattttaacaattacaaaagaactgtatcaattttttaaagaaaaaataaagtattAA
- the PGA39 gene encoding Pga39p (Putative GPI-anchored protein) has product MKATTFTLLLSIATAINAAAFEDSRLKALFARDAEISFGATLSAEISHGFGHHHGHTADLSSEIGGGSSSSSVSESTVEELSTTTTTESVSASVSASVSASVSASVSVSSSAEETSTEATESAETTDSFETTDSAETTDIVETTDSVDTNTTDISTTDETTEETTDATDSVETTFESVSNTEDLSSSSSSIITDSSESTIEETPLITDTSVPSSLSEEYSTSGSSSEWIHTTTAATSHNSSNSNSNHSNVSNTTTSANFAIQYGTDYGVAVVAAIVGALLI; this is encoded by the coding sequence ATGAAAGCTACTACCTTcactttattattatctatTGCTACTGCCATTAACGCTGCTGCTTTTGAAGATTCAAGACTCAAAGCTTTATTTGCTAGAGATGCTGAAATTAGTTTTGGTGCTACCCTTAGTGCCGAAATCTCTCATGGATTTGGTCATCATCATGGTCATACTGCTGATTTAAGTTCCGAAATTGGCGGTGgatcttcatcttcaagTGTTTCTGAAAGTActgttgaagaattgagtactaccactactactgaATCTGTTTCTGCTTCTGTTTCTGCTTCTGTTTCTGCTTCTGTTTCTGCTTCCGTTtcagtttcttcttccGCTGAAGAAACTTCTACTGAAGCTACTGAAAGTGCTGAAACTACTGATAGTTTTGAAACCACCGATAGTGCTGAGACTActgatattgttgaaacTACTGACAGTGTTGATACCAATACTACCGATATTTCCACTACTGATGAAACCACTGAAGAAACTACTGACGCCACTGATAGTGTTGAAACTACTTTTGAATCTGTTTCTAACACAGAagatttatcatcatcatcatcatccaTTATTACCGATTCATCAGAATCAACTATTGAAGAAACTCCTTTGATTACTGATACTAGTgttccttcttctttgtcAGAAGAATATTCTACTAGTGGTAGTAGTTCTGAATGGATTCatactactactgctgCCACTTCCCATAATTCAAGtaattctaattctaaCCATAGTAATGTTAGtaatactactacttcGGCCAATTTTGCTATTCAATACGGTACTGATTATGgagttgctgttgttgctgccATTGTTGGAGctttattaatttag
- a CDS encoding threonine aldolase (Hydroxytrimethyllysine aldolase, the second enzyme in the carnitine biosynthesis pathway; rat catheter biofilm repressed) — protein sequence MDFSTFDKQSPAHNDFRSDTFTTPTTSMIQSLAQTTLGDAVYNEDLKTIELEQKVAELTGKEAGLYCVSGTLSNQIAIRTNLYQPPFSVLCDYRAHVYVHEAGGLSTLSQAMAQPINPKNGIHLTLEDDILPNFIIDDGEIHGAPTKLICLENTLHGMIFPIEEIKKISKFCQQNNVKLHLDGARIWNASAETGISLKEYCSYFDSVSLCLSKTLGAPIGTVLVSDKKFILKANHFKKQNGGGIRQSGLLASMAIIAIDENFSKLKQTHIWAKELGKLCDENGIILEHPVQTNFVFIDIAANKINPEKLMEISDKYNVKIYSGRIAFHYQISQESFENAKKVVLEVIQYAKDHPYEEKTNFKFYTSENK from the coding sequence ATGGATTTCTCTActtttgataaacaaaGTCCGGCTCATAATGATTTTCGTAGTGATACATTCACTACTCCCACAACATCAATGATTCAATCATTAGCTCAAACCACATTAGGCGATGCTGTATATAATGAAGATTTAAAAACCATTGAATTAGAACAAAAAGTAGCTGAATTAACTGGTAAAGAAGCAGGATTATATTGTGTTAGTGGAACATTATCTAATCAAATTGCCATTAGAACTAATCTTTATCAACCACCTTTTAGTGTTTTATGTGATTATCGAGCACACGTTTATGTTCATGAAGCCGGTGGATTATCGACATTATCTCAAGCTATGGCACAACCAATTAATCCTAAAAATGGGATTCATTTAACTTTAGAAGACGATATTCTACcaaattttataattgatgatgggGAAATTCATGGTGCTCCTACCAAATTAATATGTTTAGAAAATACATTACATGGAATGATATTcccaattgaagaaattaaaaaaatttcgaAATTTTGTCAACAAAATAATGTTAAATTACATTTAGATGGTGCAAGAATTTGGAATGCAAGTGCTGAAACTggaatttcattaaaagaatattGTTCATATTTCGATAGTGTATCACTTTGTTTATCGAAAACTTTAGGTGCTCCTATAGGTACAGTTTTAGTAAgtgataaaaaatttattcttaAAGCTAATCATttcaaaaaacaaaatggGGGTGGCATTAGACAAAGTGGATTATTGGCAAGTATGGCAATTATCGccattgatgaaaatttctcaaaattgaaacaaactCATATTTGGGCTAAAGAATTGGGTAAATTATGTGATGAAAATGGAATTATTTTGGAACATCCAGTacaaacaaattttgtatttattgatattgctgctaataaaattaatccagaaaaattgatggaAATTTCTGATAAATATAATGTTAAAATTTATTCTGGTAGAATAGCTTtccattatcaaatatctcaagaatcatttgaaaatgcTAAAAAAGTTGTTTTAGAAGTGATTCAATATGCTAAAGATCATCCTTATGAAGAGAAAACTAATTTTAAGTTCTATACTAgtgaaaataaatag
- the LYS5 gene encoding holo-[acyl-carrier-protein] synthase (Phosphopantetheinyl transferase; enzyme of lysine biosynthesis; modifies, and thereby activates, Lys2p alpha-aminoadipate reductase; functional homolog of S. cerevisiae Lys5p): MTLQDHLNDKSNIILLFTTRLTNELIEFWNDDYNFECSLRLLNDLSLQQKISSITKNPNHQQQRFKYKQLLSNLFIRYAINSIIQSNDLFKKIEFDYNEFGKPILPYNFQFNISSSNDIIALIVEFPSSSSLSSSSLSSSLSGDRAYDPIGIDLSHSIQNSISNTEYLEQFKPIFDDVYELPQIDNYFKFNHFWTLKESFTKLIGSGLNIELSDFYFIVDYNDNEFSSDNEKFQTSIVGNNIGDSWMYYSLNWFDKILINIDKLELAKNQFITALNKKEFYCRSSILDNGNVDESKLPVIITIINQNKNKSIQPIELRFEKLLSEHLNQ; the protein is encoded by the coding sequence ATGACATTACAAGATCATCttaatgataaatcaaatatcaTCCTACTTTTCACCACTAGATTAactaatgaattaattgaattttggaatgatgattataattttgaatGTTCTTTAagattattaaatgatttatcattacaacaaaaaatatcttcaattacaaaaaaccccaaccatcaacaacaaagatttaaatataaacaattattatcaaatttatttattagatatgcaatcaattcaatcattcaatcaaatgatctatttaaaaaaattgaatttgattataatgAATTTGGGAAACCCATATTACCATataatttccaattcaatattaGTAGTTCTAATGATATAATTGCCTTAATTGTGGAATTtccatcttcatcttcattatcatcatcatcattgtcatcatcattatctgGTGATCGAGCTTATGACCCAATTggtattgatttatcacATTCTATTCAAAATAGTATATCAAATACAGAATATcttgaacaatttaaaCCGATTTTTGATGATGTTTATGAATTACcacaaattgataattattttaaatttaatcatttttggacattaaaagaatcatttacaaaattgattggtaGTGGattaaatattgaattatcagatttttatttcatagttgattataatgataatgagTTTTCTagtgataatgaaaaattccAAACAAGTATAGTTGGAAATAATATTGGAGATAGTTGGATGTATTATTCATTGAATTGGTTTGATAAAATCTTGATAAATATAGATAAACTTGAATTAGCcaagaatcaatttataacggcattaaataaaaaagaattttattGTCGTAGTTCTATTCTTGATAATGGTAATGTCGATGAATCTAAATTGCCAGTAATTATAACGAtaattaatcaaaacaagaataaatcaattcaacCAATAGAGTtgagatttgaaaaattattatctgAACATTTAAACCAGTGA
- a CDS encoding uncharacterized protein (Ortholog(s) have mitochondrion localization) produces the protein MSSPPLSSPVPQVKTTQNGKSPDATVHLLAGAIAGLVSAVTLQPFDLLKTRLQQQQLTTKQEVRTTLTKELKKLTRVKDLWRGTLPSTLRTSIGAGLYFTTLSKMRTSWGEYKQSKDSSINLKSNSSILPKLTAMENLTTGFIARGIVGYITMPITIIKTRFESNLYNYNSMYEGISGIYLDDKKQQQQIRNPSINKGVGGGGSWKNFFKGSVATLARDCPYAGLYVLTYEAFKNDLIPLIIPNSSLSLSSSSSLSSSSSLFVFNDNNRSSIINSTAAVLAASTCTTITAPFDAIKTRLQLTNEEGGSMTTVLKKMLREDGGIKNLFRGLSLRLGRKGISAGISWCIYEELIKSNYFQSKFL, from the coding sequence ATGTCACTGCCACCTTTATCTTCTCCAGTTCCCCAAGTCAAGACAACTCAAAATGGTAAATCTCCCGATGCAACCGTTCATCTTCTAGCAGGAGCAATAGCCGGATTAGTATCTGCTGTCACATTACAaccatttgatttattgaaaaccagattacaacaacaacaattaactACTAAACAAGAAGTTCGAACTACTCTCAccaaagaattgaaaaaattaactcGAGTGAAAGATTTATGGCGTGGTACATTACCTTCAACATTAAGAACTTCAATTGGAGCTGGATTATATTTCAcaacattatcaaaaatgAGAACAAGTTGGGGTGAATATAAACAATCTAAagattcatcaataaatttgaaatcaaattcatcaattttacCTAAACTTACCGCAATGGAAAATTTAACAACGGGGTTTATAGCTCGAGGTATTGTTGGATATATCACTATGCCGATAACTATTATTAAAACTAGATTTGAATctaatttatataattataattcCATGTATGAAGGTATTCTGGGGATTTATTTAGATGataaaaaacaacaacaacaaataagAAACCCCTCGATAAATAAAGGAGTAGGGGGAGGAGGTTCATggaagaatttttttaaaggaTCAGTAGCTACTTTGGCTCGTGATTGTCCTTATGCTGGATTATATGTATTAACTTATGAAGCctttaaaaatgatttaattccattaataattccaaattcatctttatctttatcttcatcctcatctttatcttcatcCTCatctttgtttgttttcaatgataataatagatCAAGTATTATAAATTCTACAGCAGCAGTATTGGCCGCAAGTACTTGTACAACAATAACAGCCCCATTTGATGCCATAAAGACTCGATTACAATTGACTAATGAAGAAGGAGGATCGATGACAACtgtattaaaaaaaatgttacGTGAAGATGGAGGTATTAAGAATTTGTTTAGAGGATTACTGTTAAGATTAGGCAGGAAAGGTATTAGTGCTGGTATAAGTTGGTGTATAtatgaagaattgattaaaagTAATTATTTCCAATCgaaatttctttaa